A window of the Lolium perenne isolate Kyuss_39 chromosome 7, Kyuss_2.0, whole genome shotgun sequence genome harbors these coding sequences:
- the LOC127318676 gene encoding uncharacterized protein, which yields MTLVTQRDHSAEKTRAPPTKRSIDGFADEDDLLDIDDDFIEPPPKRVRPDAVSPTAAASEASAPKTAPTAQASTASSLSKGKDAPAAAAAPPSDLRGVISSLEAFASQFTSLEADKIRLQEEAKSSSSKLDGAIKKAAIARQEVDSLKEELNKLKERLKEEEARAAEKDELLRQSALALLEAANIPATALDKVPGNSPANGVSMVLATHQLTRGLLDKGKGALARMHSMIFPKAKQEKTLGQLIDAFAVDTKEVIEVFKRTSRTYGALLAFQLMMGYGFKADIEEMTKELPKEKDGRLVNLSAFTASARTCARQLLDLVSSGKASAGPSLSTQTQAP from the exons ATGACACTTGTGACACAGAGGGATCACT CTGCGGAAAAGACCAGGGCTCCACCTACAAAGAGGTCAATCGAcggttttgccgatgaagatgatctccttGACAT tgatgatgatttcattgagCCTCCACCCAAGAGGGTCAGACCTGATGCTGTCTCGCCAACCgccgcagcttccgaagcttcggctcccaaGACGGCTCCTACGGCGCAAGCATCGACTGCCTCCTCCCTTTCCAAAGGAAAAGATGCTCCTGCtgctgccgcagctcctccttct GATCTACGAGGTGTAATATCCTCTTTAGAGGCTTTCGCCTCTCAATTCACCTCCCTGGAGGCGGACAAAATTCGGCTGCAAGAGGAGGCTAAGTCTTCCTCTTCAAAGCTGGATGGCGCCATCAAAAAGGCCGCCATAGCCcgccaggaggtcgactccctgaaaGAAGAGCTGAACAAGCTGAAGGAaaggctgaaggaggaggaagctcgaGCGGCAGAAAAGGATGAGCTCCTTCGTCAGTCTGCCTTAGCCCTGCTTG aagccgccaacatcCCTGCTACTGCCTTGGACAAAGTTCCAGGCAACTCCCCGGCAAATGGTGTGTCAATGGTTCTTGCCACCCACCAGCTTACCCGGGGGCTGCTTGACAAGGGAAAGGGTGCTCTGGCACGGATGCATTCAATGATATTCCCCAAGGCCAAGCAGGAGAAGACTCTGGGACAGCTGATTGATgccttcgcagtcgacaccaaggaggtcatcgaggtattcaagcgcacctcacgtacctatggtgcccttcttgccttccaacttatgatgggttacggctttaaggctgacatcgaagaaatgactaaggagctgccgaaagagaaaGATGGGCGTCTTGTTAACTTAAGCGCTTTTACAGCGTCCGCCCgtacttgtgctcgccagctccttgattTAGTTTCGTCGGGAAAGGCATCGGCTGGCCCCAGCCTGTCGACTCAGACTCAGGCTCCTTGA